The following DNA comes from Bos indicus x Bos taurus breed Angus x Brahman F1 hybrid chromosome 5, Bos_hybrid_MaternalHap_v2.0, whole genome shotgun sequence.
CCCCTTTCAACATGAATGAGGCAGGACATCGACAGGGGTCTGGACCCATTCAGgaacccctcccaccccaccctcgcTGCAGCTCAGAGCTGAGGAGGGCCCTGGGGGAACCAAGGGGCATCTGCGGCCTGCCAGCAGTGCACCGTCCCTATAGTTGGGCTGCGCAGTGCACCCCAGCGCTGTGTTAACTTTCTCCAAGAAACTTCAGAGCCCTGTGCCTCCCACCATCTCCCTGGCAGCTGACCGTTTCAGCTTTGGGGGCCTGTTAGAAGCAAAGTTTCCTTTCCTATGATGAATAGCTCCTTAATTTATCGGCCGCAGAAATCCTGGTGTGTTTTCTGTCGGCCAGTTTTCCATCTGTACCTCTTGTCTGCTGCTCTGCCGTGGACCGAAGGAAAGTGCCCTGCAGCCCTGGCCCCGTGGCCCTGAGGCCGTGCCTCGGGGGCCAAGATGAAGGCCGAGCAGGACCtggcccaggggctggggtgCTGGGTGGGGTGCAGGCTGGTTCTGAGCCCCGGAAGTTGGGGAAGGGACCCCGGGCGGGAGGGACGGCATGCGCCAAGGCGCGGCAGCAGGCGGGAGGGCGGGGCTGACCCGCCGTGCCCTGGCTTGCCCCCGCAGCGGCTGTACAGCATGGACCTGCGGAGCTCCCACAAGGCCAAGGGCAAGGAGAAGCTCTGCTTCTCCCTGACGCGCCCACTCGGCAGCGGGAGCCCCGAGGGGGTGGTCAAGGCGGGGGCGCCCGAGCTGGCGGACAAGGGCCCCTTGGTGCCCACCCTGCCCTTCCCGCTCCGCAAGCCCCGCAAGGCCCACAAGTACCTGCGGCTCTCACGCAAGAAGTTCCCGCCCCGCGGGCCCAACCTGGAGAGTCACAGCCATCGACGGGAGCTCTTCCTGCAGGAGTCACCGGCCCAGGACGTCCTGCAGGCGGCCAGCGAGTGGGAGCCTGCCGAGCAACCCCCCGAAGAGGAGGGTAAGGCAGCCCGGCCCCCGGCGCAGACCCAGGGACCCTCAGAGCTGGCAAGGCCCCTCGAGTTGTCAGGGCCCAGAGAGGGTCCCCTCAGCCTGCGGGGAACCCTGGCACCTAGCCCAGAGTTCTTTCCGTGGTGCCACTCGGAAGTAGCGCGTGTCCAGCCAGGGAAGATAAATGTCGTGACCTCTCCCCATGTGGCCAGCCTCGAACTAGGCTCTGACCTGGCTGGAGACTCAGAGGAAGACCTGGTGTTGGGGGTGAGAGGGCCGGAAGGGGGGTTCACACGCGGCCCTCCATGCCCACTTTCCCCACCTTGTTGCCAacgctgcccccccccccccccgccccgtctgtctgtctgtctgtctatccgTCTGTTCCACGGCTGCAGCAGAGGCAGACCTGGGCGAGGGGCCCCCTTCTTGGACACCCACGCTCCCCTCAAGTGAAGTGACAGTGACCGACATCACCGCCAACTCCATCACCGTCACCTTCCGCGAGGCCCAGGCCGCCGAGGGCTTCTTCCGAGACCGCAGCGGGAAGTTCTGATCCGCCATTTTTAACTCTTCTTAAACTGTTTTCTGGGGCTCGGGGTGGGGACTTCCGGAAATGAGGGGGTTAGGGCgggataattattttatttaaaaaaaaaaacaacaacgaaAACATTGACCAGGAGAAGGGGTGATGCTCCCAACACTGTCCCGCCCACCCGCCCCTTTCTCTGCGCGGACGGACAGACAGACGTTTACAgagctggggcggggcggggcctgggcaggCCTGGCACTGCTCTGTCACTTGGGACGCCGTCTCCAGGGTAGGACGGGGACAGGGCCAGCCTCCCCCGGACGCCTCTGGCCTGCTTCTTCTCCGGAGAGATAGCAACCGGCCCCGGGACTAAAGGAGGACGGGAAGACCTGAAACCTCCCCCCGAGCACCTTGCCCCCGCCTTTCTGGTTGGTTACCCCTTttcccttctgtgtgtgtgtttggggagggGTCTTTCCTTTTAACTTTGCACTCCAGCTCTTCGAGGGAGATGGAGACTGGCTTTGAGCAAAAGCGACGGGGTCTGAGAGCTTAGGGGCAGCCGGGAAGGGTTGGAGATAGCTGGGCACAACCCAGAAAGGTCTCTCCCTTCCCCGGGTGGGGTGGTTGCCAGCTAATAAACCCCTTCGCTGAGAGCtactccccagcccaccccaccccacctggcCTGTGAAAACCGGTCACATGCGCACCTGGCCTCACAGGTGTGTGCACTGTCCTTCGTGCCCTCGTGACTGCACGCACATGTCCGTAGCCGTGTGCAGCAGGTCTTGGAAACTTCCTGTATAGAAGCCCTGACCAGGTgaatggggggtggagggggtggggtgaaTCACAGCATAAAAGAGCTTGCCATAGGCAACCCCCAGCGCTTCACCTGACAGGACCTGTCCAATCAGCGTGCTGGCGCCCTCACTGGAGGGCAGGGGTCGGCTGGGGCTGGGCGGCCAGATGGCCTCCAGTGCTCCAGGTGTGGGATGCCCTCTTGAGGTTTCACCTGGCCAGTCACAGGTGTGCCCTGCACCAGCGCAGTCACgggtgtgcaagtgtgtgtgtgtatgccctGCATCAGCGCAGTCATAGGCGtgcaagtgtgtgcatgtgtgccctGCATCAGCGCAAGCTCTGAGGCACTTGGGTTCCATTCCTCTCCTGCGCGCCCTCTCCCCGCCGGGGCCCCTGTTCTCTCTGACTCAGGTGACTTTCCagctcttcccctcccctctttttctgccccccccccccccgccccaactcAGCCAACCAGACGTGGGTGTGGGTGGTCAGGGAGGGAGAGAGCGTCCCACCACCTTCTCAGGGCAGCCCTTGACTCCTGAcacccttcctcctcctgttgTGGGTCTTCTCTGCATCCACCCTCAACGCTGCAGCTGGGACTAACCTTGTTTCCCCCTGGGGGGACCTCTGTCATGTCTTCCTGTGATCGGGCTGTAGCGGAGGGCGGGTCAGGCTGTGTCcaagccccgccccctgcccccgccctggTAGGGCCTGTGTCTGCCAGAAGAGGGGGCGCTCTGTTTCTAGTTTGCACAGAGGCGTCCTGTGGACTAGTGGCTTCTCCCCGTAGTGAGGAGTGACCTCTTCCCTACCCTGGCCCTGTAGGGGAGAagccaggttgggggtgggcaccAGGGGAGCAAGCACAAGACTGGCTCCCTCCCCTGTCCCCATCTCAGGCCAGGCACTGGGTCCCGACCCCCGCTCCCTGCCCCAGGGCCAGCTCCATGCTCTGCTTTGTCCTCAGGAAGTAGGCAGAATCCTGCTGAGGCTCCTCCAATAGGGCAGTTCTTCCCCAGACCCCTTCTTCCCAAGTTCCCAAACCAAAGACACCCTGCAACcccatttttctttgggatgccTTGCTGGCCAAATTCCAGATCGCTGCGTGTgggtcccctcttcctcctcagtCCTTTGTTGTCCAGGGCCAATTCAGTGCTTCCACTGGGGGATGGCACCACCCCCCACCGCGTGACTTGATTGACCCCCAGCCTAGGGGTTTGTGTCTAGAGGAGTATGTGGGGGTGGACCGGGGAACCGAGGGGCTGTGGGGAACCCTCCTGCCTGGAGCCCTGGGGAGGGGATGGGCAGCCAGAGTGGACCGATGTCCCAGGTCAGGGGCTCCTGGCAGAGGGGAGGGTGGTGGCAGGGGCCTCGCTGTGATAGAAAGATGCTGGCCCTGGCTTTGAACTTGACTGGCAGCTTCCAATAGAAGTCAcacccaccccatccctgggGACAGGTGGCCTCCTCCGCCCTCACTTTGAAGAGCTGTTTGCATCATGTGCTGGTTTGGGGGGGTGCTCTTTTGTGGGACGAGGTGGCTGCTGCGGTGGAACACTGCTTGACTCTCAACCCTTCACGGCCTGCAGGGTGCCCTGCTGTCTGGAGGGCTGAACCCTGGCAGCCAAAGCTCTTAGGACCTACCCACCCAGGACACAGGACGGAGACCTTTGCGAGGGGTTGGAAGTGGCCTTCAGGCCTTCTCCAGCCCGGAGCATCCCAGTGGGGCTTGGGGTGAGGGGAAAAGCTGGGCAcgaccttcctccccaccccatagCCACCCCAGAAGGCCAGTACTCACTTGGGGAGGGGGCATTGAAAAAGTTGGACCACCTGCCTTTCCTTCCCCCAGGCCCACCTGTTTTGAATGTAGAGACCGGTTGGTACTTTTGTTTTGCTGTGGGGTGGGGCAAAGGGCATGTTCTCTGCCCCTGGCACGGCCACCCCCCTGCTGATGCCGCAGGCCACTCCAGGACCACCTCTGCTCTCAGGATGGTGGTCCCGTCGCCAGCTTCCTCCTTGGCTCCTGCCCCGGGAGAGGGCGCTTCGATGGTCCGGTGGTTTTTGCCTTTGCTTTATAACTGGCCCGCCGGGCCTCCAGGGCTCAGCACAAGAACGCTTCCTTTGCACAGAATGAGCGTCGAGCTTTGTTCAGACTAAATGAATGTAtttgggaggggttggggggcacGAGTCAATTCCAAGCACATGCCTTTTCTGAGTGAGCGTGTGCGGGGAGAGCTGGAGCAGATGCAGAGCgtggttttatttttctactgaTGTTGGTAAGAGACTGTATAGCATCTATTTATTTAGATGATTTATCTGGTAAATGAggcaaaaaaaattattaaaacattaaagatgattttagaaaaaaagcTTTTGGACACCTGATCTTTGCTTGCGATGGCGTCACAGCCATGCCGAGGGAAGAGCTGCACCCCTGGGGTGAGCCCTCCAGACCTCTCAGACCCATCCCCGCCCCAGATCCATCTTGGCAATACACTGGGCCAGCGCCAGGCATCCGCATTGGCTTGTTAATCTTGAGATCTGGAGGTGCTCTCGTACCTGTACATTCTCCCTGTCTGGTTAATTTTCCCCTCTAAGTCTCAGACCCTCACATGCAGCCCCACATGTGGTCTCAGTACTCCCACTCCTGTGTGTCAGTGGGCCTTACAGTTCTTCAGGAGGATAAGGCATTTCCTCCTGGGAAGGAGTGAGCTGTCTCTGGACAATGCTGGGATGAGGAGGGGAGATGAAGGTGAATTGAGAAGGAAAAGAGTGACCTTGAGGGATATCTGCCTCAGGTGTGGCCCTCACATGGGCACCAGGTGGTCCATAGGCTAACAATGCCAGCCAGAGGAGTCAGGGGATTCTGGTGGGCAAGGTTCTTAGATCCTTTATCCCTAATGTTTTCATCCCAGGGCTTCGGGTTCTGATTCCTTCCTGTTGGCCCTCAGCATAAGAGGCCCGTGAGGCCGTTTGTTCAGTCTCCTTTGCAGCTCTGCCTCTCTTAACGACTAAATGTTGGGCCCCACGGCCCGCAGGATATGTCCCATGGCTGCCAGACGTCAGGGGCCTTTTAAAcactaataaataaaatgcaaaaaaatatgaTTCATTTACATACacgaggagcttcccaggtggtgctaggggtaaatgcaggtgacataagagaagtgggttcgatccctgggttgggaagatcccctggagaaagaaatggcaacccactccagtattcttgcctggagaatcccatggacagaggagcctggtgggctacagttcacgggttgcaaagtcagacactacCGAAGGGACTTggcgcacacaccacacacatacatctaTGAAAAATAACTATACTCTCCAAAACAACATctagaagagggacttccctggcagtccagtgattaagaatctaccttccagtgCTGGGGATGAGGGTTAAATACCTGATCTTGGAACTAAgaatcccatatgctgcagggcaactactgagcccgagaaccacagctagagaagtcCAGGTTCCGCAACaaagcccatgggctgcaaccaagacctgatgcagccgaataaataaaatatttaaaatagaaaaaacctAGAAGGCCCAAGTTGAGAGTGGGCTGACCTGGGTCTGCCAATTCTTTGTTCGAGCTTTCACACTGAGCCAAGTCCACATTCAGGGCCACCGTCTTGTATCCAGTGCTTTATCTCTGCCGCCCGTCCCAGGGCACCGCACAGTCAGGAATTATCACAGAGGTCTGACTGTGGGGGACCTGTTTCCATGTCCCACCCTACGGATCTGCTTCTGAGACCCGTGTCCACAACTCTGTCTTAGCTTCAGTTTCTGTTACGGATGGAATTGTGTTTCCAGAACCAGCCCCACCCTCCTCACCTCCCTGAATGCACAAGTTGAAGTCTCGACCTCCAGGGCTTCAGAGTATGACTTTGTTTGGAGATTGAGTCTTTACAGAGATAATCAAGTGTAAATGATATCATTAGCCTGGACCCTAATCCAATTTGACTGGTGGGAAATTTGGGCCCGAGACAGAGAGGGGAAATGATAAGaacagacacagggagaaggtggcCGTCTACCAAccgaggagagaggcctggaacacATCCTTCCCTCAGCCTCAGAAAGAACCAGCCCTGCCAACACTTTGATCCCAGACTTCCAACCCCCAAACTGTgtcagaataaatttctgtttttaagccatccagtcttaCTTCATTAGAGCAGCTAGCTCCTGAAAACTGCTACGGTATCTATGAGAACAGAGTCTGAGACTAGGCTTGGGTATAGgtctgagactttattttggaggtggTCCCAGGGAGCAGGGTAAGGACTAGGGAgagagggatggggaaggaggaaaagcatGTCATTGAGGTTGATGCCGTGGGCAAGAGGGTTGATTCCACCTGGACTTTGTGAGAAGCATTCCAGTCCCCCACCTCCAAGTGGTCCCCCACCACCCGGAGGACTGGAGATGGGAATGTTTATCTGAAGCCTCCTGTCTGTCATTGGCAAGGGTGCCGGGGTGCTGAGTCCCTTGTACCTAGAGGCCAAGGGTATCAGGAGAGTCCATGGGGCAGGAAGTGAAGATGGCTCATCCATCCTCCCATGGCTAAAATCATTGATGAGGACGAGAGGACAGGAGGCAAGCACCCAGAAAGAAGATGATCCAGCCAGCTTTTCGTTCTGAGTTTCAGGTGGCTGTGGGCACATAAGTGGTAGATGTTGAGGCCCTGCCCCCAGGCCACCGGTGCGAGGCCTCGCACCAAGGCCTCAGAAGCGGGGCCCAGAACCAAGGCCACCGCTGACGCTGACTGAGCCCCTTTGTAACTGTTGCCCCCAACCCCCCATCATCACCAACAAGCTTCCTGACTCCCAATTAGGCAAAGATGCCAACCCAGTAAATGCCCTATAGCGCCCCAACCGGTCATCTAACGCCAGCCTTCCAGCGGGAATTtcctttgtcttgaggctataaaaattggctactgaCCAACGAACGCGGTCAACTCTCCCTGGCCTGTCAGGAGCTGTCGGTCCCCCACGCTCACAGTGCCCactttatctctgctctttgttcttaataaactctTTTCTGCTgtactctgtgtctggaaattcttttccaacccacgcTCGGATCGCCTCAACAGTAGATAAAGCCACAGGGGTGATGGAGAGGGGGCCAAGGTCAGAGTTGGTTTGGAGGAGGCGAGAAGGCAGCATGTGGGTGAGTTCCAGCTGCTTCTTAGTTCCTGACCCGGGGGAGTCTGGTCTCTGCCCTGGCAGCTCCTTGAAAACTCCAGTTAGAGCGTAGGGGACTCAGCAGGCTCTGCCCTCAGCTCCGAGCCTTGACTCTGATTGTGGGTCCCCAAGAAGAGTTGCATAGGACTCTGGTATGAATTCGCAGCCTGACACTCAGGTGTGTTACCTGAATACAACCTGCTGCGGTGGCATCGTTACTGTGCTCATTCTCATGGGTGGGACAGACAGGGTGTGGTTAGCTCTTCAGGTGCACCTAGCCAGGTCGTAGAGAGCTGTGTCCACTGCCaacgggcttcctaggtggtgctagtggttaagaacccgcctgccaatgcaggagacttaagagatgctggttctatacctgggccgggaagatcccctagaggagggcatggaaacccactccagtattcttgcctggagaatcccgtggacagaggaggctgggggactactgtccatggggtcacaacgagtcagacatgagtgagtgacttagcacaccgcAGGGGCacgggttaaatccctggttgggggagtAGAATCCTGTATACCTCagcccaaaaggaaaaaaacaatgagTTAAAAAGGAAAAGCTGAAGAACAAGAAAGAAGGCAAGTCGAGAAGGAAGACAAAACCTGGAAAAGAGAGGAAGGGTTTAAAGCAAGTGGGAGGAAAGACAAGGGTCCGATGGAGCCCGGGAACAGGAGGGGAGAAGACAGCGGAGGAAAGGAGGCCACTGACCTTGAGAAGCCTCGTGGAGACCCACAAGGCCAGCTACCACAACAAGGAGAGAAGAGGACCCGCAGaaggtgaggagggagagggccctggtctgggaacaggCAACCACCAGCCTTCCCGACTTTCTGAAGGTCCCCAGCTGTCCTTGAAAGGGGAAGAAACATCAGCTCCCAGCATTAGGGCTTCAGTGCAGTCATGtacggacgtgagagttggaccataaagaaggctgctggttgaagaatcgatgctttggaactgcggtgctggagaagactcttgagagtcccttggacagcaaggagatcaaaccagtccatcctaaaggaaatcaagcatgaatattcattggaaggactgatactgaagctgaagctccaatcttaCTTCcctctccaatactttggccacctaaggcaaagagctgactcactggaaaagaccctgatgctgggaaagattgaaggcagaaggagaagagggtgacacaGGAAGAggtggttgggtagcatcaccgattcaatggacatgaaattgggcaaactccgggagatagtgagggacagggaggcctggcatgctgcagtccgtggggtcgaaaagagttgcacacaacctAGCTACTGAACACCAACAATGGCCTTAAagcaccccccagccccaccttctGGAGCTTCtacccacttcttttttttttagttaattaatgGATTTATTTATTAGCTGTGCTGGTCCTATGTTGCCCtgcgggcttctctctagtttcagtgcctgagtttctcactgcggtggcttcttttgctgcgGAGTGGGGGGCCATATCTAGGGTGCAaggccttcagtagttgcagttcccaggctctacagcacaggctcaagagttgtggcccacaggtttACTCTtcgatatgtgggatcttcccaggtcaaggctcgaacctgtgtctcctgcattagcaggaaaattctttaccactgagccaccagggaagccctgtacccACCTCTTGCTGAAGACAGGCCTGGCTGGGCTGAGTCTCTCCAGACCCTGCCCTCTACAACCTAGCACCCCACTGAAGCTGACACTCCTAGTCTCTGTATCAGTGTCCCAAGGCCACCAGAACAAAGGACCACAGGAGGGGGTGAGGTAGGGACTGGAGCAGGACCTCACACTTCTAGAGGCTAGGAGCTTGAGGTCTCGGAGGTGGATGAGCTGTTTCTCCTGAGGCTTCTCTCTTTGGCTTGTAGACGGCCATCTTCTCCCCGTGTCTTCACGCGGCCTTCCTTCTGTGTGGGTCTGTCCCCTCTTAAAAGGACTCATACTGAAGTAGGGTTTACCCCTATGACCTCATGTAACTTAATCTCCCCTTTAAAGTTTCTTactccaaatgcagtcacattctgagatccTGGGGGTTAGATCTCcaacatgatttttttaatttgtattttattaaaaaaaaaactttttattttgtattggagcataACTGATTGACAGTGTTGTGCTAGTCTCAggggaacagtgaagggactcaccCACACATATCAGCTCagctcaggcgctcagtcgtgtccgactctgcgaccccatggactgcagcacgccaggcttccctgtccatcaccaactcccgaaatgcactcaaactcacgtccatcaggtcgaTGACgctatccaactgtctcatcctctgtcgtccccttctcctcctgccttcaatctttcccagcatcaggatcttttccaatgagtcagttctttgcatcaggtggccaaagtattggagtttcagcttcagcatcagtccttccaatgaatattcaggactgatttcccttaggatggactggttggatctccttgcagtccaagggactcccaagaatcttctccaacaccacagttcaaaagcatcaattcttcggcactcagctttctttatagtctctcacacccatatatgactgctgaaaaaaccatagctttgactagatggacccttttggccaagtagtgtctctgctttctaacatgctatctaggttggtcatagcttttcttccaaggagcaagcatcttttaatttcatggctacagtcaccatcggCAGCAGTTTTGGAGGCCCCCAGAAtcaagtctctcattgtttccagtttgcccatctatttgccatgaagtgatgggaccagatgacatgatcttaattttttgaatgttgaattttaagccaactttttcactctcctctttctctttcatcaagaggctctttagttcttcttcactttctgccataagagtggtgtcatctgcatatctgaggtt
Coding sequences within:
- the CBX7 gene encoding chromobox protein homolog 7 isoform X3 — protein: MELSAIGEQVFAVESIRKKRVRKGKVEYLVKWKGWPPKYSTWEPEEHILDPRLVMAYEEKEERDRASGYRKRGPKPKRLLLQRLYSMDLRSSHKAKGKEKLCFSLTRPLGSGSPEGVVKAGAPELADKGPLVPTLPFPLRKPRKAHKYLRLSRKKFPPRGPNLESHSHRRELFLQESPAQDVLQAASEWEPAEQPPEEEAEADLGEGPPSWTPTLPSSEVTVTDITANSITVTFREAQAAEGFFRDRSGKF
- the CBX7 gene encoding chromobox protein homolog 7 isoform X1, which translates into the protein MELSAIGEQVFAVESIRKKRVRKGKVEYLVKWKGWPPKYSTWEPEEHILDPRLVMAYEEKEERDRASGYRKRGPKPKRLLLQPRKAHKYLRLSRKKFPPRGPNLESHSHRRELFLQESPAQDVLQAASEWEPAEQPPEEEAEADLGEGPPSWTPTLPSSEVTVTDITANSITVTFREAQAAEGFFRDRSGKF